The Rhodococcus sp. ABRD24 genome contains the following window.
ATATCTAACGAACAGTGACTCTGGATAGGTCTGGGCGGATGATGGACAGACCAGTCTTGACCAGCGGCCCACTCGATCGTCGCGTATCTGTGGATGTGACATGCGGCTGCCGAGAAGGCGCCGGCAGGGAGTAGGGGTTCCCATGAATCACACCGATGATTTCGACGGTGACAGGCGGGCCGAGCTGCTGGTGTCCAGCCCGTGGGGCGTAGGTTTGCTCATGTCGGGCAGCACCTTCAACGCACCGGTGATGACGCCCAACGGCACCGGCGTCGGCGGCTGGAACCTCCAGACGGAGGACAACGGCTTCGGCCCAATTGGCGCGACCTTCGATACCGACCCGACGACATCGTGCTGACCGTCGACCGTACCTCGGGGTCCGACAAGCCGGACCTCTACGTTCAGGTCCCTGCGTACCGTGATCTCGAGCTGGTCCCGACCCTGCGGGACCTGTACGCGCAGGCGGCCCAGCCCTCCCGACTCAGGGTCCGCGTCATGTGGCAGCGGGCAGAGGACGAGGTTCTGCCGGACGACGTCCTCAGCCTGCCGCGGCTCGAGGTCGACAGAGTTCCCGCAGCGACCAGCGAGGGCTGCAACTGGGCACGCCAGAGATTGCAGAAGGCGTGGGAGGGCGAGCGTTACACTCTCTTGCTCGACTCCCACCACCGGTTCGTCGCCGGCTGGGACGACCTGGCGCTGAGAATGCTGGAACAACTGCGGGCAGCCGGGACACTGAAGCCAATGCTCACCGGCTACCTGCCGGCTTACAGTCCGCGCAGCGACCTGTTCCGATCCACCCGGCCACAACGGCTCTACCCTTTCGCGCGTGACGAGGGGGTCCTTACCCGGTTGAAGGGCGCGGTGATCCGCGATTCTGAGATGCTCACCGAGCCTGTACCCGCCGACTTCGCGTCCCTGCACTTCCTCCTCGCCGACGGATGCTTCAACGACGAGGTGCAGTTCGACCCCACGGTGTACTTCTTCGGCGATGAGGTGCTGACCACCGTACGGGCGTTCGCCGCCATGTATCGGCTGTTCCACCCGTACAGGGTGATTGGCTGGCACGCCTATGACAGAAACAGCCGCGTGACGCACTGGGCAGACCACACGGGGCACGCCGAGCGTCATGCCCGTTCCCTTACCGCACTTCGTCATTGGTTCAGAGGGGAACGCGACATCTCCTCGGCTGAAGTGTCGGCGTTCGAGGCCCACGTCAATCTATGTCTGGTGGTTTGATGATGGGGACCACAGTCACCCTCCGTAGCAGCACCGTCACCTGCGTGGACGATTTCCTCAGCACGGAAGAGTGTGCCGACATCAGCAACGAACTCCGGTACACGTACTGGTGGGATAGCCCAGTCATCCGCCTCGACCAGCAGAGCCGTCTGGTTTCTGGGCACTCGATCAGCCGCACCAGCTCTACCACAGACGAGACCTGGCTGAGCGAGAACTCACGCAAGTTTCTGCGCGCTGTCGAGCGACAGCTGGCGGCCGACCTCGACGTGCGCGTCGACCACTTCGAACCCTGGCAGATGTCGCGGTATCGAGCCGGTGAGCGGTTCGACGAACACCACGACAGCGGCTTCTTCGAAAGTGACCAGTGGGGTGAGCGCGCAATCTCGGTCCTCATCTATCTCAGCGACTCGCCGTCAGGGGGAAGTACCTACTTCCCCGCCCTCCGGCAGCGGTTCCAACCGGTCACAGGCCGGCTGCTGGCCTGGCCAAATCTCTTGCCCGACGGCTCGATCGATCCAAAGATGCGACACATCGCGTGCCCCGCCCGACAGGTCAAAACGATCCTGGCGACGTGGGTGCGT
Protein-coding sequences here:
- a CDS encoding GlcNAc-transferase family protein — translated: MLTVDRTSGSDKPDLYVQVPAYRDLELVPTLRDLYAQAAQPSRLRVRVMWQRAEDEVLPDDVLSLPRLEVDRVPAATSEGCNWARQRLQKAWEGERYTLLLDSHHRFVAGWDDLALRMLEQLRAAGTLKPMLTGYLPAYSPRSDLFRSTRPQRLYPFARDEGVLTRLKGAVIRDSEMLTEPVPADFASLHFLLADGCFNDEVQFDPTVYFFGDEVLTTVRAFAAMYRLFHPYRVIGWHAYDRNSRVTHWADHTGHAERHARSLTALRHWFRGERDISSAEVSAFEAHVNLCLVV
- a CDS encoding 2OG-Fe(II) oxygenase produces the protein MDDFLSTEECADISNELRYTYWWDSPVIRLDQQSRLVSGHSISRTSSTTDETWLSENSRKFLRAVERQLAADLDVRVDHFEPWQMSRYRAGERFDEHHDSGFFESDQWGERAISVLIYLSDSPSGGSTYFPALRQRFQPVTGRLLAWPNLLPDGSIDPKMRHIACPARQVKTILATWVREAPTRTTLNE